The window TGCAAACTACGCCCTCCGCGCATACGAAGGCTGGTTCCTCTACATCCCTTCCGCCAGTGGTTCTGCTCTATGGGATGCTGGGCGAACCTGCCAACTGGACGACTACAGCTGAAGCCCTGAGAGCGGCCGGTTATCGCGTGCTGATTCCACCGCTCCCTATTTATGAGCTTCCTCTCCAGGAAAGCAATCTGCAGGGATTAATCGCCTTTCTGGAGCGCTTTCTGGACAGGGCATGTCCGAGAACACCGGTCGTCCTGGCGGGAAATTCGCTGGGAGGACAGCTGGCCCTGCTTTATGCCCTGCGCCATCCAGATCAGGTAGCTGCGCTGGTACTGACGGGAGCCTCCGGCATCTACGAGGTGGAGCTGGGGACTTCGACGCTGCGCCGCTACGATCGGGAGTACATTCGTGAACGGGCGGCCCTGACGTTTTACGACCCCCGCCATGCTACCGACGAGCTGGTCGATCGTGTGCAGGTTACCCTCAACGATCGCCAGAAAGTCCTGCGGCTGATCCGCATGGCCCGTTCAGCTCAACGTGAAACTGTTAC of the Rhodothermus sp. genome contains:
- a CDS encoding alpha/beta fold hydrolase, which translates into the protein MKKLPYFLFYLPEGKALEGMSTPFCLQTTPSAHTKAGSSTSLPPVVLLYGMLGEPANWTTTAEALRAAGYRVLIPPLPIYELPLQESNLQGLIAFLERFLDRACPRTPVVLAGNSLGGQLALLYALRHPDQVAALVLTGASGIYEVELGTSTLRRYDREYIRERAALTFYDPRHATDELVDRVQVTLNDRQKVLRLIRMARSAQRETVTERLHELTMPVLLIWGRNDRITPPDVAYTLRKRLPAATLHFIDRCGHAPMMEHPTRFNALLLAFLQQHFPPVAPNGRQASAFVNSPDASPALPTNTR